One Panicum virgatum strain AP13 chromosome 9K, P.virgatum_v5, whole genome shotgun sequence genomic region harbors:
- the LOC120649929 gene encoding phosphatidylinositol transfer protein 3-like: MFRRKHTSRFDSTDADQQKAKINELKSALGPLSARGEKYCSVACLARYLEARNWNVAKARKMLEESLKWRAAYRPEDIRWPEVSVEAETGKMYRASFQDREGRTVLVMAPAKQNTSSHEGQIRFLVYTLENAVLNLPEGQEKMVWLIDFTGWTMANAVPIKTARETTNILQNHYPERLAVAFLFNPPKVFEAFWKVVKYFLDPTSIEKVKFVYLKDEESMKVMHKYIDPKVIPVEFGGESDVVYNHEQYSELMTKDDIKTANIWAEDAKTDHVNHAIGGALVPEVTPVPSLITT, from the exons atgtttagGAGAAAGCACACCTCTCGTTTCGATTCTACTGATGCAGATCAGCAAAAAGCAAAG ATCAATGAACTGAAATCTGCACTAGGGCCTTTGTCTGCCCGCGGTGAGAAGTACTGCAGTGTAGCATGCTTGGCAAGATATCTAGAAGCCCGCAACTGGAATGTTGCCAAGGCAAGAAAAATGTTGGAAGAAAGTCTCAAGTGGAGGGCGGCTTACAGGCCGGAAGATATTCGCTGG cctgaagtttCTGTTGAAGCAGAAACAGGTAAAATGTACAGGGCAAGTTTTCAAGATAGAGAGGGGCGAACTGTTCTTGTTATGGCACCGGCAAAGCAG AACACATCGTCACACGAAGGGCAGATACGGTTCCTTGTATATACTTTGGAGAATGCTGTCCTGAACCTGCCTGAAGGTCAAGAGAAAATGGTCTGGCTGATAGACTTCACAGGATGGACAATGGCAAATGCTGTGCCCATAAAGACTGCCCGAGAAACTACAAATATCCTGCAAAATCATTACCCTGAGAGGCTGGCCGTTGCGTTTCTATTTAATCCCCCGAAAGTATTTGAAGCGTTTTGGAAG GTTGTCAAGTATTTCCTCGACCCAACATCGATCGAGAAGGTGAAGTTCGTGTACctgaaggatgaggagagcaTGAAGGTCATGCACAAGTACATTGACCCGAAAGTCATTCCTGTTGAGTTTGGGGGCGAGAGCGATGTGGTTTACAACCATGAGCAGTACTCTGAGTTGATGACAAAAGATGACATCAAAACTGCTAACATATGGGCAGAAGATGCAAAAACTGACCATGTTAACCATGCCATCGGTGGGGCCTTGGTTCCTGAGGTCACCCCTGTGCCGTCTTTAATTACAACTTAA